AAGTCCCTCGGCTACCTCGTGCCCGTCCTCGCCCACGCCGTCGAGCACAACGAGCGGGCCGTCATCTCGACCGCCACCCTCGCCCTGCAGCGCCAGGTGCTCACCCACGACGTCCCGCTCGTCGCCGACGTCGTCGCCGCGTCCGGCCGGCCGCGCCCGAACGTCGCGCTGCTCAAGGGCTGGCACAACTACGTGTGCCGGCACAAGGTCGCGGGCGGCTACCCGGCGGACGACGAGCCGGGCCTGTTCGCCCTCGACGCCGCGACCGCCGACGCCGGCGGGGCGCCCGCCCGGGGGCCGCTCGCCGAGCAGGTGCTGCGGCTGCGCGAGTGGGCCGAGGAGACCGACTCGGGGGACCGTGACGACCTCGACTTCGCCGTCGGTGACCGCGCGTGGCGCCAGGTCTCGGTGACCAAGCTCGAGTGCCTCGGCGCGAGCTGTCCGATGCTCGAGGAGTGCTTCCCCGAGGCGGCGCGTCGCGCGGCGCACGAGGCCGACGTCGTCGTCACCAACCACGCGATGCTCGGCATCGCCGCCGCCGGGTCCTCCCGGGTGCTGCCCGAGCACGACGTGCTCGTCGTCGACGAGGCGCACGAGCTCGCCGAGCGGGTCACCGCGCAGTCGACCCTCGAGCTCTCCGCAGCCGTCGTCGACCGCACGGTGCGCCTGGCCCGCAAGCACGCCGGGGTGAGTGCCGAGTCGCTCGAGGCGGCGGGACGCGCGCTCGGCGCCTGGCTCGAGACCGCACCGGCGGGCCGGCTGCGCCGCGTGCCCGCCGAGCTCCTCGACGCCCTCACCCTCCTCGAGGCGGGCAGCCGCGAGGCGATGACCGCCCTGCGCGGTGACGGCGAGGCCGAGCCGGGCGGACGCCTCATGGCGCGCTCGGCCATGCTCGTCCTCCACGAGATCGCCGAGCGGCTCCTCGGCGACGGCGTCGCCCAGCGCCGCGAGGTGCTGTGGTGCGACCGTGGCCGCACCGGCTTCGAGTCCGCCCGGCTCCATCTCGCACCTCTCGACGTCGCCCGGCCGATCGCCACCGAGCTGCTCGCCGGCCGCGCAGCAGTCCTCACCTCCGCCACCCTCGCGCTCGGCGGCACCTTCGACCCCGTGGCCCGCACGCTGGGCGTCTCCCTCCTCGACCACCTCGACGACGGCGACGACGCCGAGCGGCCGGTCCGGCGCACGGCCCCGGAGGGCGAGGAGGACGAGCCCGCCGTCACGCCGACGAGCGCCGGCACGAGGTGGCGGGGCATCGACGTCGGCTCACCGTTCGACTACGCCCGCCAGGGCATCCTCTACGTCGCCGGGCACCTGCCCGCGCCCGGCCGCGAGGGCCCGAGCGAGGAGGCGCAGCGCGAGCTCGTCGACCTCGTCCGCGCCTCCGGCGGAGGCGCGCTGGGCCTGTTCTCCTCCCGGCGCGCCGCGGAGGAGGCCGCCGACCTGCTGCGCGCCGAGCTCGACACCCCGGTCCTGTGCCAGGGGGAGGACCAGCTCGCCTCCCTCGTGCGGCGGTTCGCGCAGGACGAGGACGCCACGCTCGTCGGCACCCTGTCGCTGTGGCAGGGCGTGGACGTGCCCGGGCGCACCTGCCGGCTCGTCGTCATCGACCGCATCCCCTTCCCCCGCCCGGACGATCCCGTGCGCTCCGCGCGCTCGGAGGTCGTCGCGGCGTCCGGCGGCAACGGGTTCATGGCGGTCGCCGCCACCCACGCCGCCCTGCTCCTCGCGCAGGGCGCCGGCCGGCTCATCCGCTCGACCGGGGA
Above is a genomic segment from Georgenia wutianyii containing:
- a CDS encoding ATP-dependent DNA helicase: MSTTAELLHAAVERLGGKERDGQLTMAREVARTLREPGALLVQAGTGTGKSLGYLVPVLAHAVEHNERAVISTATLALQRQVLTHDVPLVADVVAASGRPRPNVALLKGWHNYVCRHKVAGGYPADDEPGLFALDAATADAGGAPARGPLAEQVLRLREWAEETDSGDRDDLDFAVGDRAWRQVSVTKLECLGASCPMLEECFPEAARRAAHEADVVVTNHAMLGIAAAGSSRVLPEHDVLVVDEAHELAERVTAQSTLELSAAVVDRTVRLARKHAGVSAESLEAAGRALGAWLETAPAGRLRRVPAELLDALTLLEAGSREAMTALRGDGEAEPGGRLMARSAMLVLHEIAERLLGDGVAQRREVLWCDRGRTGFESARLHLAPLDVARPIATELLAGRAAVLTSATLALGGTFDPVARTLGVSLLDHLDDGDDAERPVRRTAPEGEEDEPAVTPTSAGTRWRGIDVGSPFDYARQGILYVAGHLPAPGREGPSEEAQRELVDLVRASGGGALGLFSSRRAAEEAADLLRAELDTPVLCQGEDQLASLVRRFAQDEDATLVGTLSLWQGVDVPGRTCRLVVIDRIPFPRPDDPVRSARSEVVAASGGNGFMAVAATHAALLLAQGAGRLIRSTGDRGVVAVLDPRLATARYGSFLRRSMPPLWPTTDGEVARGALRRLGAQPATRT